A single region of the Nicotiana sylvestris chromosome 6, ASM39365v2, whole genome shotgun sequence genome encodes:
- the LOC138870688 gene encoding uncharacterized protein: protein MTVTCNERTQQTYIDSEEDDIPEEIVKEVDNRLKSNLDETEVVNLGDAENIWMDKEDDEKMAFITLWGMYCYKMMPFGLNNAGATYMRAMTTIFHDMMHKEIECTFGVPAGKLLGFIVSHRGIELDPSKVKAIRELPPPRSKKDVMSFLGRLNYISRFVAQSIVIYEPIFKMLKKDAATKWTDDYQKTFDRIKEMDPLKYIFQKHMPTGKLDKWQILLSEFDIVYVTQKAIKGQALVDHVAENPLDGEYELLKTYFPNEEVSFIGEDIAESYDGWRIFFDGVENFKGVGIGAVLVSETGQHYPMSAKLRFLCTNNMAEYEACILGLNMSIDMNIQELLVIGDSDLLIHQHVPRIQNEFADALATLSPMIQHPDKNFIDSIPVKIHDQPAYYAYIEEEANGKPWFHDIKEYLEKGEYPRVYKPYSETHTSEVVQ from the exons atgactgtgacatgcaatgagagaACACAACAAAcatacattgattcagaggaagatgacataccagaggagattgtcaaagaagttgataACAGacttaagtccaacctggacgagaccgaagttgtcaacctgggagatgcagagaat atctggatggataaagaagatgatgagaaaatggctttcattacattgtggggaatgtactgttacaagatgatgccgtttggccTGAataatgcaggggccacctacatgagggccatgactaccatttttcatgatatgatgcacaaggagattgag tgcacatttggggttcctgctggaaagctGCTTGGAtttattgtgagtcaccgaggaatagaactggatccatcaaaagtcaaagctattcgagaattgccaccaccaaggagcaagaaggacgtgatgagtttcttgggaagattgaactacatcagccggtttgtAGCACAGTCTATagttatctatgagccaatctttaaaatgttgaagaaggacgctgctaccaaatggaccgacGACTACCAAAAgaccttcgacagaatcaagga gatggatcctttgaagtacatcttccagaagcacATGCCTACTGGCAAGCTAGACAAATGGCAAATCCTgttaagtgaatttgacattgtctacgtgactcaaaaggcaatcaagggacaagcactagtAGATCACGTTGCCGAGAATCCcttggatggagaatacgaactcctgaaaacttattttcctaaCGAAGAGGTATCCTTCAtcggagaagacattgcagaatcctatgacggttggagaatattttttgATGGAGTggaaaacttcaaaggagttggcataggagcagtcctagtatcagaaaccggtcagcattatccaatgtctgccaaactcaggttcctgtgcaccaacaacatggcagaatatgaagcttgcatcttaggtCTTAATAtgtccattgacatgaacattcaagagttgctagtgattggagattcagacttacttatacatcag catgttcccagaatccagaatgagttcgccgatgcattagcTACCCTGTCgcctatgatacaacatccagacaagaatttcattgattccattccagtaaagatccatgatcaaccaGCTTATTATGCCTATATTGAAGAAGAAGcaaatggaaagccttggtttcatgacatcaaggaatatttggaaaAAGGAGAGTACCCTAGAGTTTACAaaccctactcagaaacgcacacttcagaggttgtccaataa